Proteins co-encoded in one Flavobacteriaceae bacterium MAR_2009_75 genomic window:
- a CDS encoding hypothetical protein (manually curated) — MKKILIAPFILLIRFYQLVISPYTPAACRYSPTCSHYTLEALRKHGLFKGGWLSIKRIFSCNPWGGKGYDPVP, encoded by the coding sequence GTGAAAAAAATTCTGATAGCCCCCTTCATACTTTTGATAAGGTTTTATCAGTTGGTAATTTCACCCTACACCCCGGCTGCCTGTCGATATTCGCCAACTTGTTCGCACTATACTTTAGAGGCTTTAAGAAAACATGGACTTTTCAAAGGAGGCTGGCTTTCAATCAAACGAATATTCAGTTGCAACCCCTGGGGAGGAAAAGGGTACGACCCGGTACCCTGA
- a CDS encoding prolipoprotein diacylglyceryl transferase → MYYLGIIWNPNETLFSLGPLQIKYYNLLWITAFGLGWFLMKKIFTNEKKTVEQLDSLFIHTVLATMLGARLGHVFFYDWPYYKNHLLEILLPIRERADGTLFGFINGYEFTGFTGLASHGAIIGVLIGTYLYAKKYPDMKPLWLLDRMVIPFAIGAFCVRLGNFFNSEINGKVTDESFVFATKFIRDSDDLHPSQALGITKEKTVNAAYDAIENNPQFSEYLAQIPYRHPAQLYEGIAYIFVFAILYFLYWKTDKKNRTGYLFGVFLVLLWTIRFFVEFVKKSQGGFEESLGLLSTGQWLSIPFIIIGLYFMFKPQKG, encoded by the coding sequence ATGTACTATTTAGGTATTATCTGGAATCCGAATGAAACCCTCTTCTCTTTAGGTCCACTCCAAATTAAATATTACAATCTTTTATGGATCACTGCTTTTGGCCTTGGTTGGTTTTTAATGAAGAAGATTTTCACTAATGAGAAAAAAACGGTAGAACAACTCGATTCATTATTCATTCATACTGTTTTGGCAACAATGCTAGGTGCTCGATTGGGTCATGTTTTCTTTTATGATTGGCCTTATTATAAGAACCACTTATTAGAGATTCTTTTGCCCATTAGAGAGAGGGCCGATGGCACACTATTTGGCTTTATCAACGGTTATGAGTTTACAGGCTTTACTGGGCTAGCAAGTCATGGTGCGATTATTGGGGTGTTGATCGGCACTTACCTTTACGCTAAAAAGTATCCGGACATGAAACCTCTTTGGTTGCTAGACCGAATGGTGATCCCGTTTGCTATAGGTGCATTTTGTGTTCGATTGGGTAACTTTTTCAACTCTGAAATCAACGGTAAGGTTACAGATGAATCTTTCGTTTTTGCAACGAAGTTCATAAGAGATTCCGACGATTTGCACCCTTCCCAAGCCTTGGGCATTACTAAAGAAAAAACAGTTAATGCAGCATATGATGCCATTGAAAACAATCCACAATTTTCTGAATATTTAGCTCAGATTCCCTACCGGCACCCCGCCCAATTGTACGAAGGCATAGCTTATATCTTTGTTTTTGCAATACTCTATTTTCTCTATTGGAAAACCGACAAAAAGAACAGAACCGGTTATCTGTTCGGAGTATTCTTAGTACTACTCTGGACGATTCGTTTCTTTGTTGAGTTTGTAAAGAAGAGCCAAGGCGGTTTTGAAGAGTCTCTAGGCTTACTTTCTACCGGCCAATGGTTGAGCATTCCATTTATTATCATAGGTCTTTATTTCATGTTTAAACCTCAAAAAGGTTAG
- a CDS encoding RimJ/RimL family protein N-acetyltransferase, translated as MTSLLLEDQETERLLFRKVLKSDFEDWLPFHEDKRTSQFWKGLPEKPYLACQQQFDRIFERYEKGLGGMNALISKSDNKLIGLSGLLVQKVDHQNELEIAYSLLPNYWHKGFAKEAAQRCKEYVIEQQLSKSVISIIQIHNTPSQKVASSLGMHIDHTTTYNNNKVYIYRIHL; from the coding sequence TTGACTAGTTTATTGCTGGAAGACCAAGAAACGGAACGACTATTGTTTCGAAAAGTGCTGAAATCAGACTTTGAAGACTGGCTTCCGTTTCATGAAGATAAACGCACTTCACAATTTTGGAAAGGTCTACCAGAAAAACCATATTTAGCTTGTCAACAACAGTTCGATAGAATTTTCGAACGCTATGAAAAGGGTTTGGGCGGAATGAACGCACTCATATCAAAATCTGACAATAAATTAATAGGATTAAGCGGCCTTCTGGTTCAAAAGGTTGACCATCAAAACGAATTAGAAATTGCCTATTCTCTATTGCCAAACTATTGGCATAAAGGTTTTGCCAAAGAAGCTGCTCAAAGGTGCAAAGAGTACGTAATTGAGCAGCAGTTGTCAAAATCAGTAATTTCAATCATTCAAATACACAATACACCTTCACAAAAAGTTGCATCATCTTTGGGCATGCACATAGACCATACGACCACCTACAACAATAACAAAGTTTACATCTATAGAATACATTTATGA
- a CDS encoding molybdate transport system ATP-binding protein: MSKKHWAVFIDNTSNKNQLIDTLLQGKADSNFKALNNSKGGLYSKRVLEKFIEEEDRHDTKIINIEKGQTLKTMSSGEQKKAMLSHLLKSNLDFLILDNPFDNIDFESQERLQSQLFEASKKISIIQLVSRKADLLPFIDNFASLEGSKLIFYKNKSEALAPHLNSVFNDEIPKPPKSYEIKDEVLIRLDGVGVKYVEKPILNNIHWTIRKGEFWELRGNNGSGKTTILSMITGDNPKGYGQELFIFGHKKGSGESVWEIKKLIGYFTPSITDKFTGYHSVEHMIISGLTDSIGLYVRSTEVQLRLAKEWLKLIDLWDVKDKLFHDLTMGQKRLVMCARAMIKHPPLLILDEPTAGLDDASAMLFVSLVNKFAKESTTTTVFVSHRKEPGLKPDYIYKLDMSENGSTGRVL, encoded by the coding sequence ATGAGCAAAAAACACTGGGCAGTTTTTATTGATAATACTTCTAATAAGAATCAGCTTATAGATACATTGCTACAAGGAAAAGCAGATTCAAATTTTAAAGCACTCAATAATTCTAAAGGTGGATTGTACTCCAAAAGAGTACTAGAAAAATTTATTGAGGAAGAAGACCGACACGACACTAAAATTATTAATATCGAGAAAGGTCAAACTTTAAAAACAATGTCTAGCGGAGAACAAAAAAAAGCTATGCTCAGTCATTTACTGAAATCAAACCTAGACTTTCTAATTTTAGACAACCCTTTTGATAATATTGATTTTGAAAGTCAAGAAAGACTTCAAAGTCAATTATTCGAAGCTTCAAAAAAAATAAGTATTATTCAGCTAGTCAGTAGAAAGGCCGACCTTTTACCATTTATCGACAACTTTGCTTCATTAGAGGGTTCAAAGCTTATCTTTTACAAAAACAAATCTGAGGCCTTAGCGCCTCATTTAAACAGTGTATTTAATGATGAGATACCCAAGCCCCCCAAGAGTTATGAAATTAAAGATGAAGTGCTTATTCGCTTAGATGGAGTCGGCGTAAAATACGTGGAAAAGCCCATTCTGAACAATATTCATTGGACTATTAGAAAGGGAGAGTTTTGGGAGTTGCGCGGCAATAATGGTAGTGGCAAAACCACTATATTATCAATGATTACAGGGGATAATCCAAAAGGCTATGGACAAGAGCTTTTTATCTTTGGCCATAAAAAAGGAAGCGGAGAAAGTGTTTGGGAGATTAAGAAGCTTATAGGATACTTTACCCCTTCGATTACCGATAAATTCACGGGCTATCATTCCGTAGAGCATATGATTATTTCGGGACTTACCGATTCTATCGGCCTCTATGTTAGGTCTACCGAAGTACAGTTACGCCTAGCCAAAGAATGGCTGAAACTCATAGACCTTTGGGATGTTAAGGACAAACTATTTCACGATTTGACCATGGGTCAGAAACGATTGGTAATGTGCGCCAGGGCCATGATCAAACATCCTCCTTTATTGATACTCGATGAACCCACGGCAGGGCTTGATGATGCAAGTGCAATGTTGTTCGTATCCCTTGTTAATAAATTCGCAAAGGAAAGTACAACCACAACTGTATTCGTATCACATAGAAAAGAACCTGGTTTAAAGCCTGATTACATTTATAAGCTTGATATGAGTGAAAACGGTTCAACAGGAAGAGTACTATAA
- a CDS encoding SecD/SecF fusion protein: MQNKGLIKLFALLFGLVSIYQLSYTFITNKAENDAEAFAVNRISESEEGYIAKRETLEAQYLDSIGDNSILGYTNYNEAKKKELNKGLDLKGGINVTLQISVKDILKGLANNTKNPVFNKALADADSASKNSDNTYVELFFEAWDDIKGETKLASPDIFANKSLSDEINFQMSDDEVKPIIRRKIDESIVSAFEVLRERIDGFGVTQPNIQREGNSGRILVELPGARDIARAQDLLSSTAQLEFWETYVPNNPELQGFFFQANEKLKTLIEADEVEEPVKEESELDSLLSDVSQDSLDLAGQRNPLFDKFQLGAPSYAVGVAAVKDTAEISSYLKMKEIRRLLPANMQFVKFLWERPSEDSEIVELFALKSNRDATPRISGDVVSDARDDFDLGGKPAVSMTMNTKGAKEWEELTGDAYNNRTGIAIVLDNKVYTAPGVSSGPISGGRSEITGDFTVNETKDIANVLRAGKLPASAEIIQATIVGPSLGQEAIDSGFKSFMIAMAFVLIWMIFYYGRAGVFADIALLLNILLIFGVLTSLGAVLTLPGIAGIVLTIGMSVDANVLIFERIKEEIAKGKGKSQAVADGFSNALSSILDANITTGLTAIILFIFGSGPIKGFATTLIIGIVTSLFTAIFITRLLVDWYLSGKTRRLDFSTGITKNLFQNINIDFLSKRKFAYIFSAVLVGVGVFSLLTNGLQEGVDFVGGRSYQVRFEQPVNSSEIASELNDVFGSGTNVKTFGEDNQIKITTPYKVDVEGLEVDNEIQDKLYTSLQKYLPDGMSKQDFISISEEDQIGIMQSTKVGPTIADDIKNNAFLAIIGSLAVVFLYILLRFRKWQFSLGAVAAVFHDVMIVLGIFSLFGTIMPFNMEIDQAFIAAILTVIGYSLNDTVVVFDRIREIIGEKGWRGGGNINLALNSTLSRTLNTSMTTLVVLLAIFVFGGESLRGFMFAMIIGIIVGTYSSLFIATPVMFDTLNKSLKSGEKVPAEES, encoded by the coding sequence ATGCAAAATAAAGGACTAATAAAACTTTTCGCCCTATTGTTCGGGCTGGTAAGTATTTATCAATTATCCTACACTTTTATCACTAACAAGGCTGAAAATGATGCTGAAGCATTTGCGGTAAACCGCATTTCAGAGTCTGAAGAAGGGTATATAGCGAAACGGGAAACATTAGAAGCGCAATATCTTGACTCAATTGGTGATAACTCTATTCTTGGTTATACGAACTACAATGAGGCCAAGAAGAAAGAGCTGAATAAGGGTCTTGACCTTAAAGGTGGTATCAATGTTACTCTTCAGATTTCCGTTAAGGATATTTTGAAAGGATTGGCCAACAATACTAAAAATCCAGTGTTCAACAAAGCTCTAGCTGATGCTGACTCGGCTTCTAAGAATAGTGATAACACCTATGTCGAACTTTTCTTTGAAGCTTGGGATGATATCAAAGGCGAAACCAAATTAGCGTCGCCTGACATCTTCGCCAACAAGAGCTTAAGTGACGAAATCAATTTTCAAATGAGCGATGATGAGGTTAAGCCCATCATCCGTAGAAAGATAGATGAATCGATTGTGTCTGCTTTTGAAGTACTTCGTGAGCGTATCGATGGTTTTGGTGTTACTCAGCCTAACATTCAGCGTGAAGGTAATTCTGGGCGTATTTTGGTCGAATTGCCCGGTGCTAGAGATATAGCCAGAGCACAAGATTTATTATCCAGTACTGCACAATTGGAGTTTTGGGAAACCTATGTTCCGAATAATCCTGAACTACAAGGTTTCTTTTTTCAAGCGAACGAAAAACTGAAAACTTTGATTGAAGCCGATGAGGTTGAAGAGCCTGTTAAAGAAGAGTCAGAATTAGATTCTTTATTATCGGATGTTTCACAAGATTCTTTAGACTTGGCAGGTCAGCGCAACCCGTTATTCGATAAATTTCAATTGGGTGCACCTAGTTATGCTGTTGGTGTAGCTGCCGTAAAAGATACTGCTGAGATCAGTTCTTACTTAAAGATGAAAGAGATTCGCCGATTACTACCGGCAAACATGCAGTTCGTGAAATTTTTGTGGGAGAGACCTTCAGAAGATTCTGAAATAGTAGAGCTGTTCGCACTTAAATCTAATCGTGATGCCACCCCAAGAATTAGTGGAGATGTGGTGAGTGATGCAAGAGACGATTTCGATTTGGGTGGTAAGCCCGCGGTTTCTATGACCATGAACACCAAGGGTGCTAAAGAGTGGGAAGAGCTAACAGGCGACGCCTACAATAATAGAACCGGTATTGCTATCGTTTTAGATAATAAGGTTTATACTGCACCTGGAGTTTCTTCAGGGCCTATATCTGGAGGGCGTTCAGAAATTACGGGCGATTTTACCGTGAACGAAACTAAGGATATTGCTAATGTTTTACGTGCGGGTAAACTGCCGGCATCGGCTGAAATTATTCAAGCGACCATCGTAGGCCCGTCTTTGGGTCAAGAGGCTATTGATAGCGGTTTTAAGTCTTTCATGATAGCCATGGCTTTCGTGTTAATTTGGATGATATTTTACTACGGTAGAGCTGGGGTATTTGCAGACATTGCATTGCTTTTGAACATTCTTTTGATTTTTGGTGTCTTGACCAGTTTAGGTGCCGTACTTACGCTTCCTGGTATAGCCGGTATTGTACTTACGATTGGTATGTCGGTAGATGCGAACGTACTTATATTTGAACGTATTAAAGAGGAAATAGCAAAAGGTAAAGGCAAATCACAGGCCGTCGCCGATGGTTTCAGTAATGCCCTCTCTTCGATTTTAGATGCGAATATTACTACCGGTTTAACGGCAATCATTTTGTTTATTTTTGGGTCTGGGCCAATTAAAGGTTTTGCGACCACCTTAATTATCGGTATCGTTACTTCATTGTTTACTGCTATATTCATTACCCGACTCTTGGTAGATTGGTATTTGAGTGGTAAAACAAGAAGATTGGATTTTTCAACAGGTATTACCAAAAATCTTTTTCAGAATATAAATATCGACTTCTTATCGAAGCGTAAGTTCGCGTATATTTTTTCTGCCGTTTTGGTTGGGGTAGGGGTATTCTCTTTACTCACTAACGGACTTCAAGAGGGTGTTGATTTTGTAGGAGGACGTTCGTATCAAGTAAGATTTGAACAACCTGTGAACTCTTCTGAAATTGCTTCTGAACTTAATGATGTATTTGGAAGCGGTACCAATGTGAAGACTTTTGGGGAAGACAACCAGATTAAGATTACCACTCCGTATAAAGTGGATGTCGAAGGATTGGAAGTTGATAACGAGATTCAAGATAAGCTTTACACTTCTTTGCAAAAATACCTGCCAGATGGTATGAGCAAACAAGATTTTATATCGATTAGCGAAGAAGACCAAATAGGTATTATGCAGTCTACCAAGGTAGGTCCTACGATTGCCGATGATATCAAGAATAATGCATTTTTGGCCATTATTGGTTCTCTAGCGGTTGTCTTCTTGTACATTCTTCTACGTTTTCGAAAATGGCAATTCTCGCTTGGTGCGGTTGCAGCTGTTTTTCATGACGTTATGATTGTATTGGGCATCTTCTCTTTATTTGGTACGATTATGCCATTTAATATGGAGATTGACCAAGCTTTTATTGCGGCAATTCTTACTGTAATTGGTTACTCGCTGAATGATACCGTTGTCGTATTCGACCGTATTCGTGAGATTATCGGAGAGAAAGGATGGAGAGGCGGAGGCAATATCAATTTGGCATTGAACAGTACGCTAAGTAGAACCTTAAATACTTCGATGACAACATTGGTGGTATTATTGGCGATATTTGTCTTTGGCGGTGAATCGTTGAGAGGTTTTATGTTCGCAATGATAATCGGTATTATCGTGGGTACATACTCATCATTGTTCATTGCAACGCCCGTCATGTTCGATACATTGAACAAGAGTCTGAAGTCTGGTGAAAAAGTACCTGCTGAAGAGTCTTAG
- a CDS encoding malate dehydrogenase (NAD), with protein MKVTVVGAGAVGASCAEYIAIKNFASEVVLLDIKEGYAEGKAMDLMQTASLNGFDTKIIGVTNDYSQTANSDIAVITSGIPRKPGMTREELIGINAGIVKSVSASLIEHSPNVTMIVVSNPMDTMTYLVHKTTNLPKNKIIGMGGALDSARFKYRLAEALEAPISDVDGMVIGGHSDVGMVPLTSHATRNSIRVSEFLSEDRLQQVAEDTKVGGATLTKLLGTSAWYAPGAAVSGLVQAIACDQKKIFPCSTLLEGEYNLNDICIGVPVILGKDGIEKIVDIPLSDAEKAKMQESAEGVSKTNGLLEL; from the coding sequence ATGAAAGTTACCGTAGTAGGTGCAGGGGCAGTAGGCGCAAGTTGTGCAGAATATATTGCCATTAAGAATTTTGCTTCAGAAGTAGTTTTATTAGATATTAAAGAGGGTTACGCAGAAGGTAAGGCGATGGACTTGATGCAGACCGCTTCTTTAAACGGTTTTGATACCAAGATTATAGGGGTTACCAACGATTATTCACAAACAGCCAACAGTGATATTGCAGTAATTACTTCAGGTATTCCTAGAAAACCAGGAATGACCCGGGAAGAGTTGATAGGCATCAACGCAGGTATCGTAAAATCTGTTTCTGCTAGTTTAATCGAGCATTCTCCGAATGTGACTATGATTGTTGTTAGTAATCCTATGGACACTATGACGTATTTGGTTCATAAGACCACTAACTTGCCAAAAAATAAAATTATAGGTATGGGCGGGGCGCTTGATAGTGCTCGTTTTAAATACCGTTTGGCCGAGGCTCTTGAAGCACCCATTTCAGACGTAGATGGGATGGTTATAGGTGGTCATAGTGATGTAGGTATGGTACCCTTGACATCGCATGCGACAAGAAACAGTATCAGGGTTTCCGAGTTCTTGAGCGAAGATAGGTTACAACAAGTTGCCGAAGACACTAAAGTGGGTGGTGCTACACTAACAAAGCTTTTAGGTACCAGTGCATGGTATGCTCCTGGTGCAGCTGTATCTGGTTTAGTTCAAGCCATTGCTTGCGATCAAAAGAAAATTTTCCCGTGCTCTACGCTTCTTGAAGGTGAGTACAATTTAAATGATATTTGTATCGGTGTGCCAGTTATTTTGGGTAAAGATGGAATCGAGAAGATTGTTGACATTCCACTAAGTGATGCCGAAAAAGCGAAAATGCAAGAAAGTGCAGAAGGTGTGTCAAAAACAAATGGTCTTTTAGAGTTATAA
- a CDS encoding DNA gyrase subunit B, whose translation MSEEANSKDENKKQYSADSIQALEGMEHVRMRPSMYIGDVGVRGLHHLVYEVVDNSIDEAMGGHCDAISVIINEDNSITTRDNGRGIPVDLHKKEGISALEVVMTKIGAGGKFDKDSYKVSGGLHGVGVSVVNALSDNLKATVYRDGKIWEQEYERGKAMYPVKSVGDTEERGTMVTFHPDDHIFQQTIEYSYETLANRMRELSFLNKGVTISITDKRQKDDKGEFLSETFYSDEGLSEFVKFLDGTREPLIQNVIAMEGEKNGIPVEVAMVYNTSYTENLHSYVNNINTHEGGTHLSGFRRGLTTTLKKYADASGMLDKLKFEVQGDDFREGLTAIVSVKVAEPQFEGQTKTKLGNREVSSAVSQAVSEMLTDYLEENPDDAKVIVQKVILAAQARHAATKAREMVQRKTVMSIGGLPGKLSDCSEQDPAQCEVFLVEGDSAGGTAKMGRDRKFQAILPLRGKILNVEKAMQHKVFENEEIKNIYTALGVTIGTEEDSKALNLEKLRYHKVVIMCDADVDGSHIETLILTFFFRYMRELIEGGHVYIATPPLYLVKKGTKKRYAWSDKERDEIAESYSGGVGIQRYKGLGEMNAEQLWDTTMNPEFRTLRQITIDNATETDRVFSMLMGDEVPPRREFIEKNAVYANIDV comes from the coding sequence ATGAGCGAAGAAGCGAATAGCAAAGACGAAAATAAAAAACAATATTCAGCGGATAGTATTCAGGCCCTTGAGGGTATGGAACATGTTCGCATGCGCCCCTCGATGTATATCGGTGATGTTGGTGTAAGGGGATTGCACCATTTGGTCTACGAGGTCGTAGATAACTCCATAGATGAAGCTATGGGTGGCCATTGTGACGCTATCAGTGTTATTATAAATGAAGACAACTCGATTACTACTCGCGATAATGGTAGGGGTATTCCTGTTGATCTGCATAAAAAAGAAGGTATTTCTGCCCTCGAGGTGGTAATGACCAAAATCGGTGCTGGGGGTAAGTTTGATAAAGACTCCTATAAAGTTTCCGGTGGACTTCATGGTGTAGGGGTTTCCGTAGTCAACGCTTTGTCCGATAATCTAAAGGCTACCGTTTATAGAGACGGTAAAATTTGGGAACAGGAATACGAGAGGGGTAAGGCGATGTATCCTGTCAAAAGTGTTGGTGATACAGAAGAAAGGGGTACAATGGTAACCTTTCATCCTGATGATCACATTTTTCAGCAAACAATAGAATATAGTTATGAGACCTTGGCGAATAGAATGCGTGAGCTTTCTTTTCTGAACAAAGGGGTAACTATAAGTATAACTGACAAGAGGCAGAAAGATGATAAGGGAGAGTTTCTATCCGAAACTTTTTATTCAGATGAAGGCCTCAGCGAGTTTGTTAAATTCTTAGATGGAACGCGTGAGCCTTTAATCCAGAATGTAATCGCTATGGAAGGCGAGAAAAATGGTATTCCTGTTGAGGTCGCGATGGTGTATAACACAAGTTATACCGAAAATTTACACTCCTATGTAAATAATATAAATACCCATGAAGGGGGTACCCATCTATCTGGGTTTAGAAGAGGCCTGACCACTACGCTCAAGAAGTATGCCGATGCCTCCGGAATGTTGGACAAGTTGAAATTTGAGGTTCAAGGTGATGATTTTAGAGAGGGTCTTACGGCTATTGTATCTGTAAAAGTGGCAGAACCTCAGTTTGAAGGGCAAACAAAAACTAAATTAGGTAACCGAGAGGTTTCTTCTGCGGTAAGTCAAGCTGTTTCAGAAATGCTGACCGATTATTTAGAGGAGAACCCGGACGATGCCAAGGTTATCGTTCAAAAAGTTATTCTTGCGGCCCAGGCGCGTCACGCGGCTACCAAGGCCCGAGAAATGGTACAGCGAAAGACTGTAATGAGTATCGGTGGTCTTCCTGGGAAGCTTTCCGACTGTTCTGAACAGGATCCTGCACAATGTGAAGTGTTTTTAGTAGAGGGTGATTCGGCAGGTGGTACGGCCAAGATGGGTCGTGACAGAAAGTTTCAGGCTATTTTACCTTTACGAGGAAAAATCTTGAATGTCGAGAAAGCGATGCAGCACAAGGTTTTTGAAAATGAAGAGATCAAGAATATCTATACGGCCCTTGGGGTGACCATTGGTACAGAAGAAGATAGTAAGGCTCTGAACTTAGAAAAGCTTCGATATCACAAGGTGGTGATTATGTGTGATGCCGATGTCGATGGTAGTCATATTGAAACTTTAATTCTAACCTTCTTCTTCCGTTATATGCGCGAACTAATCGAAGGAGGTCATGTTTACATTGCGACTCCACCTTTATACTTGGTTAAGAAAGGCACCAAGAAACGTTATGCATGGTCTGATAAAGAGCGAGATGAAATTGCCGAAAGCTATAGTGGAGGAGTGGGTATTCAACGTTACAAGGGTCTTGGTGAAATGAACGCTGAGCAACTTTGGGACACTACTATGAATCCTGAATTTAGAACACTGCGTCAAATTACTATTGACAATGCTACCGAGACAGATCGTGTATTTTCTATGTTAATGGGTGATGAAGTGCCGCCTAGAAGAGAATTTATCGAGAAGAATGCTGTTTACGCTAATATTGACGTTTAA
- a CDS encoding asparagine synthase (glutamine-hydrolysing) yields the protein MCGIVCAFDLKESSDVLRPQLLEMSKKVRHRGPDWSGIYADDKAILAHERLAIVDPASGKQPLFSEDGNLVLAANGEIYNHRELRKQFEGTYNFKTESDCEVILALYQEKGPEFLDEMNGIFGFTIYDAEKDTYFIARDHMGIIPLYIGWDQNGTFYVASELKALEGTCSKIELFPPGHYYHSDEGEFKRWYTRDWMEYEAVKDNETSIQEIKDALEAAVHRQLMSDVPYGVLLSGGLDSSVTSAIAKKYAQKRIESGDTKDAWWPQLHSFSVGLEGSPDLAAAQKVADHIGTVHHEIKFTIQEGLDAIKDVIYNLETYDITTIRASTPMYLMARVIKSMGIKMVLSGEGADELFGGYLYFHKAPNAQEFHEETVRKLSKLHMYDCLRANKSLASWGIEGRVPFLDKEFMDVAMRINPQDKMINGERMEKWVVRKAFEDYLPESVAWRQKEQFSDGVGYSWIDTLKEVVNTEVSDEQLANAKFRFPLQTPTSKEEFYYRSIFESHFPSDAAALCVPQEASVACSTQIALEWDDAFKNMNDPSGRAVAKVHTDAYEK from the coding sequence ATGTGTGGAATTGTATGTGCCTTTGATTTAAAAGAGAGTTCAGATGTTCTAAGACCTCAGTTGCTAGAAATGTCTAAGAAAGTTAGGCATCGTGGTCCGGATTGGAGTGGTATTTATGCCGATGACAAAGCTATTTTGGCTCATGAGCGATTGGCTATTGTTGACCCTGCTTCCGGTAAACAACCCTTGTTCAGTGAAGATGGAAATCTTGTTTTAGCCGCAAATGGTGAAATTTATAATCATAGAGAACTTAGAAAACAGTTTGAGGGCACTTATAATTTTAAAACGGAATCTGATTGTGAAGTTATCCTTGCCTTATACCAAGAAAAGGGTCCGGAATTTTTAGATGAGATGAACGGTATTTTTGGTTTTACTATTTATGATGCTGAAAAAGACACATATTTCATTGCTCGTGACCATATGGGTATTATTCCGTTATATATCGGATGGGATCAAAACGGAACCTTTTATGTAGCTTCAGAGTTGAAGGCTTTAGAAGGCACTTGTTCGAAAATTGAACTTTTTCCTCCAGGGCACTATTACCATAGTGATGAAGGTGAGTTTAAAAGATGGTATACTAGAGATTGGATGGAATATGAAGCCGTCAAGGACAACGAAACCAGCATTCAAGAAATTAAAGATGCCTTAGAAGCAGCAGTGCATCGTCAATTAATGTCTGATGTACCTTATGGGGTTCTTCTTTCTGGGGGGTTGGATTCTTCGGTAACCTCTGCAATCGCCAAGAAATATGCGCAAAAGCGAATTGAGTCTGGCGACACTAAAGATGCCTGGTGGCCGCAATTGCATTCCTTCTCGGTAGGGTTAGAAGGTTCTCCCGATTTGGCAGCGGCGCAAAAGGTGGCGGATCATATCGGAACCGTACACCATGAAATCAAGTTCACCATTCAAGAAGGGCTAGATGCCATCAAAGATGTAATTTACAATCTCGAGACCTATGATATTACGACCATACGAGCTTCTACTCCTATGTATCTTATGGCTCGTGTGATCAAATCTATGGGTATTAAAATGGTGCTTTCTGGTGAGGGAGCAGATGAGCTTTTCGGAGGTTATCTTTACTTTCATAAGGCGCCCAATGCCCAAGAGTTTCATGAAGAGACCGTACGAAAGCTGAGTAAATTACACATGTATGACTGTTTAAGAGCTAATAAATCTTTGGCTTCTTGGGGTATCGAGGGCCGCGTACCATTCTTGGATAAAGAATTTATGGATGTAGCTATGCGCATCAACCCACAAGATAAAATGATTAATGGTGAGCGTATGGAAAAATGGGTGGTCAGAAAGGCTTTCGAAGACTACCTTCCAGAGAGTGTGGCCTGGAGGCAAAAAGAGCAATTCTCTGATGGAGTAGGTTATAGTTGGATCGATACGCTCAAGGAAGTTGTCAATACAGAAGTTAGCGATGAACAATTGGCAAATGCCAAGTTCCGTTTCCCGTTACAGACACCAACATCAAAAGAAGAATTTTATTACCGTTCTATATTTGAATCTCATTTTCCGTCAGATGCGGCCGCATTATGTGTACCTCAAGAAGCCTCGGTGGCCTGTAGTACTCAGATTGCCCTAGAGTGGGATGATGCATTCAAAAACATGAATGATCCTTCTGGTAGGGCCGTAGCAAAGGTGCATACCGATGCTTATGAGAAATAA